In Juglans microcarpa x Juglans regia isolate MS1-56 chromosome 4S, Jm3101_v1.0, whole genome shotgun sequence, a single window of DNA contains:
- the LOC121262240 gene encoding protein CUP-SHAPED COTYLEDON 3-like, whose amino-acid sequence MLTMEEVLLELAGEDMNEQGLPPGFRFHPTDEELITFYLASKVFNGSFRGVEIAEVDLNRCEPWELPDVAKMGEREWYFFSLRDRKYPTGLRTNRATGAGYWKATGKDREVYSASSGALLGMKKTLVFYKGRAPRGEKTKWVMHEYRLDGDFSYRHTCKEEWVICRIFHKMGEKKNPFLQGQSYLLEALSSPNRTCLPPLLETPTTLLECQFQTPIMQGIQNPLLINNQENDLIKSLIHPVVSQSHLFPRTNGFQPSFAATPTTVTGTTVATNKSTNTNNNPSPSPLPSMLFKSLLSHQDGSSFKEHIAIQKQCKTEANFSHFQLPANANLQWMDRVHPSTNQYQNSLLSEIDCGLLGFSAFASAPAADATITDTSTSIAFNRAGF is encoded by the exons ATGTTGACAATGGAAGAAGTTCTCCTTGAGCTCGCTGGGGAAGACATGAACGAGCAAGGTTTGCCGCCGGGGTTTAGGTTCCACCCAACTGACGAAGAACTTATCACCTTTTATCTTGCTTCGAAGGTGTTTAATGGCAGCTTTCGTGGTGTGGAGATTGCAGAGGTTGACCTTAACAGATGTGAGCCTTGGGAGCTTCCAg ATGTGGCAAAAATGGGGGAGAGAGAGTGGTATTTCTTCAGCCTGAGGGACAGGAAGTACCCAACCGGGTTAAGAACAAACAGAGCAACCGGAGCCGGGTACTGGAAAGCCACAGGCAAAGACAGGGAAGTTTACAGTGCGTCCAGTGGAGCTCTTCTTGGGATGAAGAAGACCCTTGTTTTCTACAAGGGCAGAGCCCCACGTGGCGAGAAAACCAAGTGGGTCATGCACGAGTACCGCCTCGACGGTGACTTCTCCTACCGCCACACGTGTAAG GAGGAATGGGTGATTTGCAGGATTTTTCACAAAatgggagagaagaaaaatccaTTTCTTCAAGGACAAAGTTATCTTTTGGAAGCTCTTTCATCCCCCAACAGGACATGCTTGCCTCCATTGCTAGAAACCCCAACAACGTTATTAGAATGTCAATTTCAGACCCCAATAATGCAGGGTATCCAAAACCCTCTTCTCATTAATAACCAAGAAAATGACTTGATCAAAAGCCTAATACATCCAGTTGTTTCCCAATCCCACCTATTCCCAAGAACTAATGGGTTCCAACCTTCTTTTGCGGCCACTCCCACTACAGTCACCGGCACCACCGTCGCAACAAACAAAAGCACAAACACCAACAACAACCCATCACCATCACCATTACCCTCGATGCTCTTCAAATCCCTGCTCTCACATCAAGATGGCAGTTCTTTTAAGGAACATATCGCTATTCAGAAACAGTGCAAGACAGAGGCAAACTTTTCCCACTTCCAGCTACCAGCCAATGCTAACTTGCAATGGATGGATAGGGTTCACCCGAGTACAAATCAATATCAAAATTCCTTGCTATCTGAGATTGATTGTGGCTTGTTGGGGTTCTCTGCATTTGCTTCTGCACCCGCAGCAGATGCTACTATTACTGATACGTCCACTTCAATTGCCTTCAACAGGGCTGGCTTTTAG